The bacterium genomic sequence AGGGTGGACTAAAAGACAGGCCGACCGAAAAAAGTAGTCCATCTGCCGCTCCCAGAGACTTCGCGCCCACAGATTCTGCCGTGGTCCACGCGGCGCTCGATCACGTCTCGCCCGACTGCTCCTACGACGACTGGGTTCGCATCGGTATGGCGCTCCACCACTGGGACGCGCGGGCGGGCCTTGCCATCTGGGACGCCTGGAGCGCACGCGGCGAGAAATATGTTGAAGGGGAGCCGTCGCTCAAGTGGGATGGATTCTCGTCCGGCGGCGGCGTCACTCTCGGCACGCTGTTCGACATGGCGAAGAAAGCGGGATGGGAGCCGCCGGAAAAACACAGGGCGCCGCTGCCGACCGACGAGGAGATCGCCGCGTTCATGGACGTCGATCCGGCCTCGCTGCTCGACCAGGTCAAGTCCGGGAAGCAACGGGAAATCCTCGGATGCCTGCTCGAAGCGAATCGTCCGCTCACCCCCAAGGAAATAGCTGCCGAGATCGGCAAGGACCACAACTCCACGAAGGTGCTTCTGCACCGCATGGCGAAGGACGGAAAAGTCCGGCGCGACGAGGCGGGCGGTTACTTTTTGGGGGCGGATGTAACCCAAAAGGCCGGTGACAGGGTTACATCGCCGGTTACATCCGAGGAAAATGTAACCCGAAAGACGCACGGAGCGGTTACATCCGCCGCAAATGTAACCCGCGCGGCGCTGAAAAATGTAACCGCGCCGGACGGCCCGCGCCTTCCGACCATCGTTGTCAACAACCGCCAGGGCCCGCCGGTCATCGACGAGGCGTGGGCGGCGGTGCGAGCGTCGAACTATCCGCCGCGCATTTTCCAACGCGAAGGGTCGCTCGTTCGTCTCGTGATAACGGACGGTGTCCCTGCGATCAGCGCCATGAACTTCGTCGCGGTCTATGGCCATCTCTGGCGCATTGCCAACTGGGTGGTCGATGCCAACGACATGCAGAAGGCGACCGACCCGCCCCAAAAGATCGCCAGCGACATGCTGGAGTACGTTGACGAGTCATTGCCCCGACTCGAATCCGTCGTTTCGACACCCGTATTCGATTCGTCGGGCAACCTCGTGCAGACTCCGGGATATCACCGCGAGGCGCGGCTCTGGCTCCACCGACCACGAGGATTTGAACCGGCGGATGTTCCGGCACAGCCGTCAAAATCGCAGATCAATAAAGCTCGCGCTCTCCTGCTCGATGATCTGCTGACGGATTTTCCGTTCGCGGCTGAATCGGATCGTGCGCATGCCGTGGCCGCGCTGCTCCTGCCTTTCGTTCGCCGCTTGATCCAGGGACCGACGCCGCTTCACCTCGTTGAGGCGCCGACTCCCGGCACCGGAAAGACGCTGCTCGCCGAGGCGATATCCCGTATCGTTCAGGCGAAGCCCGCCGAGATCACCACCATCGAGAATGACGAAAAAGAAAACTCCAAGAAAATCACGGCGCTCCTCGACCTCGCTCCCCAAGTCGTGCTGATCGACAACATTCGGATCGGTCTCCGGTCCTCGCAGTTGGCCGCCGTGATTACGTCGGAAACATGGACCGACCGCGTGCTCGGCGTCACGCGCATGACGTCGCTGCCGAACAACGCACTTTGGATCGCCACGGCCAACAATCCGACGCTCTCCCTGGAGATCGCACGCCGGTGCATCCGTATTCGGATCGATCCGCGCATCGACCGCCCGTGGAAGCGGGAGGGATTCAAGCACGACCCGCTTCGCAATTGGGTGGACCGCCAGCGCGCCGAACTCGTTCATGCGGTACTTACATTGGTGCGCGCATGGATTGCCGCCGGAATGCCCGAAGGCGCGCACTCAATCGGCTCCTTCGAATCTTGGGCGCGAGTCATCGGCGGCATTCTTGAAGTCGCCGATATCCCCGGCTTCCTTTGCAACACCGAGGAGCTTTACGAAGTCGCGGACGCCGAGGGCAACGAGTGGCGTGAATTCATCGCGGCCTGGTGGGATCGACTTGGAAACCGATGGGTGAGCACCAGCGAGCTATTTGACCTTGCCATCAACAACGAGTTGCTGGCGAGCATCACCGGCGACAAGAGTCAACGCTCCCAAAAGACCCGGCTCGGCAAGGCTCTCAGCGCCTTGCGCGACCGGCAATTCGATACGTGGCGGATCA encodes the following:
- a CDS encoding PriCT-2 domain-containing protein: MSSAPRPDVSTARRLLREYFFSRIDIVAARQSWVDRKTKESISQPRPVKGEAHLDGLIAFHVAGPDPSKAPPLNYINRKTGGLVADKRGFDRVGSYAVAPDNTTVWLCFDFDGPGHPLPLADPQATMLACEEKCRVLGIPVHIEKSGSGQGWHLWVFFETPVPAADARLLAHHVAPTGHVLTTGEPADVRIGRGIECFPKQNTVSDKPFRAGNMVWLPFWYGAKDGGNQFHRIADGGGLVPYAPDGFERLTAARLQEILAQVPDDIRRFVLKTKGGLKDRPTEKSSPSAAPRDFAPTDSAVVHAALDHVSPDCSYDDWVRIGMALHHWDARAGLAIWDAWSARGEKYVEGEPSLKWDGFSSGGGVTLGTLFDMAKKAGWEPPEKHRAPLPTDEEIAAFMDVDPASLLDQVKSGKQREILGCLLEANRPLTPKEIAAEIGKDHNSTKVLLHRMAKDGKVRRDEAGGYFLGADVTQKAGDRVTSPVTSEENVTRKTHGAVTSAANVTRAALKNVTAPDGPRLPTIVVNNRQGPPVIDEAWAAVRASNYPPRIFQREGSLVRLVITDGVPAISAMNFVAVYGHLWRIANWVVDANDMQKATDPPQKIASDMLEYVDESLPRLESVVSTPVFDSSGNLVQTPGYHREARLWLHRPRGFEPADVPAQPSKSQINKARALLLDDLLTDFPFAAESDRAHAVAALLLPFVRRLIQGPTPLHLVEAPTPGTGKTLLAEAISRIVQAKPAEITTIENDEKENSKKITALLDLAPQVVLIDNIRIGLRSSQLAAVITSETWTDRVLGVTRMTSLPNNALWIATANNPTLSLEIARRCIRIRIDPRIDRPWKREGFKHDPLRNWVDRQRAELVHAVLTLVRAWIAAGMPEGAHSIGSFESWARVIGGILEVADIPGFLCNTEELYEVADAEGNEWREFIAAWWDRLGNRWVSTSELFDLAINNELLASITGDKSQRSQKTRLGKALSALRDRQFDTWRIKVRRERHSKQAEYGLEMVASDGSTTGSVLSLFPEQRPACPADVPQENPEQNQSAAGRAGHAGHNPSPDTRTRTYACTPEKGLGGNVPQDPHVPPALENIEKYPAGHASRPKTDVLQVPQKPSGDLADFDPQEEES